A genome region from Carassius carassius chromosome 23, fCarCar2.1, whole genome shotgun sequence includes the following:
- the LOC132101918 gene encoding uncharacterized protein LOC132101918: MVLEYSSSDMDGEFFQNTANIDMPTENLEEELKRWINEYNIKHNAAEKLLKILRNHGHKHLPSTTKTLLKTDPVESQMVSGVECIKLGVTEQLIMCLNRYPYNYAKDITELEISLNVDGLPLFKSTGKSFWPVLCTVHLKPASTFPLTIALTEAKPKSLDFIKVISDELKMILMNGFAWGETTLNVRLRCITCDAPAKAMLKCIKQFSGYYGCDKCTQKGNWEGRITYQQVHDLTLRNDVSFREQHQPEHHHENAVSPFSNLQIDMIKSFPADYMHQCCLGVMRKMLLLWSQGKSGQRLSPAQLREVNQRLRNLRNDIPHIFARKPRSLEELERWKATEFRQFMLYTGKVVLRGILPETLYSHFMAFSVALCILVSPHLTQTHNVYAHELLTYFVEQGRHIYGKEFLVYNVHSLLHLTADATTYGSLDKCSAFAFESYMHQLKKMVRSGNHVLVQAAKRLQERSQIPIQTSEEKPIQLKHPNNVYIVSPTSCCEVLERTNSGKLLCRVFSHLTSYLYEPCDSMIYGAYVCGPSKMEILDKANLQGRAMILEDGHGRKVVFSLLHDLD, encoded by the coding sequence ATGGTTCTTGAATATTCCAGTAGTGACATGGATGGAGAGTTTTTTCAGAATACTGCCAACATTGATATGCCCACTGAAAATTTAGAAGAGGAGTTAAAGAGGTGGATCAATGAATATAATATCAAGCACAATGCTGCAGAAAAACTGCTCAAAATTCTCAGGAATCACGGGCATAAACACCTGCCATCTActactaaaacattattaaaaacggATCCTGTTGAAAGCCAAATGGTGTCTGGTGTGGAATGCATTAAATTAGGAGTGACTGAACAATTAATCATGTGCTTGAATCGGTATCCCTACAATTATGCAAAAGACATCACTGAGCTTGAGATTTCCCTCAATGTAGATGGACTGCCACTCTTTAAGAGCACTGGTAAATCTTTCTGGCCTGTACTCTGCACAGTACATCTAAAACCAGCAAGCACATTTCCTTTGACCATTGCCCTCACTGAGGCCAAGCCCAAATCACTGGACTTCATTAAAGTCATATCAGATGAACTGAAAATGATTCTAATGAATGGCTTTGCATGGGGAGAAACAACACTCAATGTAAGATTGAGATGCATTACCTGTGATGCACCAGCAAAAGCCATGCTGAAGTGCATCAAACAATTCTCAGGTTACTATGGCTGTGACAAATGCACCCAAAAAGGCAACTGGGAGGGGCGCATCACTTACCAACAAGTGCATGACCTCACTTTGAGGAACGATGTCTCATTTAGAGAGCAACACCAACCAGAACATCATCACGAAAATGCTGTGTCCCCTTTCAGCAATCTCCAAATTGACATGATCAAGTCTTTCCCTGCTGACTACATGCACCAGTGCTGCCTGGGAGTGATGAGAAAAATGCTCCTACTATGGTCACAGGGCAAGTCGGGGCAACGACTATCGCCGGCTCAGCTGAGGGAGGTCAATCAGAGGCTAAGGAACTTGAGAAATGACATACCCCATATTTTTGCCAGGAAGCCACGCAGTCTGGAGGAATTGGAGAGGTGGAAGGCCACTGAATTCAGGCAGTTTATGCTCTACACTGGCAAAGTTGTTCTCCGGGGAATCCTGCCAGAAACCCTATACAGTCATTTCATGGCCTTTAGTGTGGCTTTGTGTATACTAGTGTCTCCACATTTAACACAAACCCACAATGTGTATGCCCATGAACTCCTCACATATTTTGTAGAACAAGGCCGGCACATATATGGGAAAGAATTCCTAGTGTACAATGTGCACTCACTGCTTCACCTCACTGCTGATGCCACCACATATGGATCATTAGACAAATGCAGTGCCTTTGCGTTTGAGAGCTACATGCACCAGCTGAAGAAGATGGTTAGATCAGGAAACCATGTTCTAGTCCAAGCAGCAAAACGGCTCCAAGAACGTTCACAGATTCCTATACAAACAAGTGAAGAGAAACCAATACAATTGAAACATCCTAATAATGTTTACATTGTTAGCCCAACATCCTGCTGTGAAGTTCTGGAGAGGACCAACTCCGGAAAGCTCTTATGTAGAGTATTCTCGCACTTAACGTCGTACCTTTACGAGCCATGTGACTCGATGATCTATGGAGCCTATGTATGTGGTCCATCAAAGATGGAGATCCTGGACA